Proteins encoded by one window of Gemmatimonadales bacterium:
- a CDS encoding ribbon-helix-helix protein, CopG family has product MKTAISLPDSLFRSGDALAKRLGVSRSELFARALAEYLAKHKADQITKRLNAVYAAEDSRLDPAFATAQERALAREKW; this is encoded by the coding sequence ATGAAAACGGCGATCTCCCTACCCGATAGCCTCTTCCGGTCCGGCGATGCCCTGGCCAAGCGCCTGGGCGTGAGCCGCAGCGAGCTCTTCGCGCGGGCGCTGGCGGAGTACCTGGCCAAGCACAAGGCCGATCAGATCACGAAGCGGCTGAATGCTGTTTACGCCGCCGAGGATAGTCGGCTGGACCCTGCCTTCGCAACCGCCCAAGAACGAGCGCTGGCGCGCGAGAAGTGGTAG
- a CDS encoding DUF305 domain-containing protein: MLAAVLLAVVAVAACGSATRAPARRGAEPRTGDQAILTPAAMARADSGRPPYTAADAHFMSGMIGHHAQAVLMAGWAPTHGASQAVRALCERIVVGQLDEIVVMQRWLRERHETVPDADASYHMMAGMDHPMLMPGMLTAQQLAQLDRARGPEFDRLFLTFMIQHHRGAITMVERLFGAQGAAQDDTVFKFASDVNADQTTEIDRMNTMLTTMPTGERSP; this comes from the coding sequence ATGTTGGCGGCAGTTCTGCTCGCCGTCGTTGCCGTCGCGGCCTGCGGCAGCGCGACCCGGGCGCCGGCGCGCCGCGGCGCAGAGCCCCGCACCGGGGATCAGGCCATCCTCACGCCCGCGGCTATGGCGAGGGCCGACAGCGGTCGGCCTCCCTACACCGCGGCGGACGCGCACTTCATGTCCGGCATGATCGGCCACCACGCGCAGGCGGTGCTGATGGCCGGCTGGGCGCCCACCCACGGCGCGAGTCAGGCGGTGCGCGCCCTGTGCGAACGGATCGTCGTGGGCCAGCTTGACGAGATCGTGGTCATGCAGCGCTGGCTCCGGGAACGGCATGAAACGGTTCCGGACGCGGACGCGTCGTACCACATGATGGCCGGCATGGATCACCCCATGCTCATGCCCGGGATGTTGACCGCCCAGCAGCTGGCGCAATTGGATCGCGCGAGGGGCCCCGAGTTCGACCGGCTGTTCCTGACCTTCATGATCCAGCACCACCGGGGCGCGATCACGATGGTGGAGCGGCTGTTCGGCGCGCAGGGCGCCGCCCAGGACGACACCGTCTTCAAGTTCGCCTCCGACGTGAACGCCGACCAGACCACCGAGATCGACCGCATGAACACCATGCTCACGACGATGCCCACTGGAGAGCGCAGCCCATGA